From a region of the Triticum aestivum cultivar Chinese Spring chromosome 7D, IWGSC CS RefSeq v2.1, whole genome shotgun sequence genome:
- the LOC123168072 gene encoding uncharacterized protein, with the protein MEDALEIKDVEEIVEAILIRLPPGEPENFVRASLVCKLWCRLLSDNGFLGRYRAFHNIPPMLGLLHSWFCNDPFIPITKFIPRGHPKHNNVADCRHGRVLFSDWVIWFPMTGNTRELPAPQRGDNWNTDECAAVLCAVDGCDHGACQSGPFFVVSISLDEEKVATAIVYSSETSTWSAPTSLDLGFIESDISLSWMPGVLSGGALHFILMHDARLGVLKYDLGTSCLSEIEPTFEIQSARYDSHALIAPEDGQLGIARLNGFNLSVYWREVCHDQVAMWKKSEVIDLKKHLLASDPMISHTELVGSVERTAIIFATSNIGTYMIDLKSLRPKKLTSELRLFNHPWALFPYFSFYNPPVGQVENVADLGESEMGSIDEESGESESRSSDRESGESDAGSSEGEMRKLMLEAPMMKQKKPKLETSSTKHRP; encoded by the exons ATGGAAGATGCGTTGGAGATCAAGGACGTGGAAGAAATCGTAGAGGCAATCCTCATCCGCCTCCCGCCTGGTGAGCCTGAGAATTTCGTCCGTGCATCCCTCGTCTGCAAATTGTGGTGCCGCCTCCTCTCCGACAATGGCTTCCTCGGCCGCTATCGAGCCTTCCATAATATACCACCTATGCTCGGCCTTCTCCATAGTTGGTTCTGCAATGACCCCTTCATCCCCATCACCAAATTTATCCCCCGTGGTCACCCTAAACACAATAATGTGGCCGACTGCCGCCACGGCCGTGTCCTATTTTCAGATTGGGTCATCTGGTTCCCCATGACGGGCAACACTAGGGAGCTACCAGCACCACAGAGAGGCGACAATTGGAATACTGATGAATGTGCAGCTGTGCTTTGTGCCGTTGACGGTTGCGACCATGGGGCTTGCCAATCGGGCCCATTTTTTGTGGTCTCCATCAGCCTTGATGAGGAGAAGGTGGCCACGGCGATCGTGTATTCTTCGGAGACGAGTACTTGGAGCGCCCCAACCTCCCTCGACCTAGGCTTTATTGAGAGTGATATCAGTCTCTCTTGGATGCCTGGTGTGCTCTCCGGAGGCGCGCTACATTTTATCTTGATGCACGATGCTCGTCTTGGTGTACTTAAGTATGACTTGGGAACATCTTGCCTATCAGAGATTGAGCCGACGTTTGAGATCCAGAGCGCCCGCTATGACTCTCATGCCCTGATTGCGCCGGAGGACGGCCAACTGGGGATTGCGAGGCTCAATGGTTTCAATCTCTCTGTGTACTGGAGGGAGGTTTGTCACGACCAGGTTGCAATGTGGAAAAAATCTGAAGTCATCGATCTAAAGAAGCATCTCCTTGCAAGCGATCCCATGATCTCACATACTGAGTTGGTTGGCTCTGTTGAAAGAACAGCTATCATCTTCGCAACCTCAAATATTGGCACCTACATGATTGATCTCAAGTCACTAAGGCCGAAGAAGCTCACGAGCGAGCTTCGTCTTTTCAACCATCCATGGGCTCTGTTCCCCTATTTTAGCTTCTACAATCCACCAG TGGGACAAGTTGAGAACGTGGCCGATTTAGGAGAAAGTGAAATGGGAAGCATTGATGAGGAATCAGGAGAGAGTGAATCTAGAAGCAGTGACAGGGAATCAGGAGAAAGTGATGCTGGAAGCAGCGAGGGGGAAATGAGAAAACTGATGCTGGAAGCACCGATGATGAAGCAAAAGAAGCCGAAGCTAGAAACATCATCGACGAAGCATAGACCTTGA